A window from Streptomyces syringium encodes these proteins:
- a CDS encoding condensation domain-containing protein — MTARPGRAAPTSPRPPTTGRPARPPADSTYPLTYGQQGMWFLERMTRPVQYLDPGTFRLTGELSEPALRHSLVDVVRRHDALRTAFPTADGRPVQRVTAEPDLPYRLHDLTHLGPRERQAAAAALLEADLHDPFDLAQGPPIRVALLRLAPDEHLIRLTLHHLVSDAWSGWEVIFPEWGGLYRARLHGAEPALPPPAAQYGDFVAWQTQWCDGPVYARQRDYWQQTLAGAPPLPDLPLAAPGDARPESGRNPSATERLTLPDPLAASLREIARRERVSLFMLLLAAFNALLHHHTGATDLVVGTRAALRTRPGFEQAVGFFVNVLPIRTRVDPAAPFTHLLHEVRRSSLAAYTHREMPFEKLLTELGLRWRPDSFPLANVLFTFQSAPEAPPALDGLTVTAADQDPQSPYALDAVIKDGGGELRMQFTYHRSRYAPEAVRRLMTQLRDLLDAVARDTGASTDALLARATATDG, encoded by the coding sequence ATGACCGCTCGCCCCGGCCGCGCCGCGCCGACGTCACCGCGTCCACCGACCACCGGCCGCCCCGCGCGGCCGCCGGCGGACAGCACGTACCCGCTCACCTACGGCCAGCAGGGCATGTGGTTCCTCGAACGCATGACGCGCCCCGTGCAATACCTGGACCCGGGCACCTTCCGGCTCACCGGCGAACTGTCCGAACCCGCCCTCCGCCACAGCCTCGTGGACGTGGTGCGCCGCCACGACGCCCTGCGCACCGCCTTCCCGACGGCCGACGGGCGCCCCGTGCAACGGGTCACCGCCGAGCCGGACCTCCCCTACCGCCTCCACGACCTCACCCACCTCGGCCCGCGCGAACGCCAGGCCGCCGCGGCAGCGCTCCTCGAAGCCGATCTCCACGACCCGTTCGACCTGGCACAAGGACCCCCGATCAGGGTCGCCCTCCTCCGGCTCGCCCCGGACGAGCACCTGATCCGGCTCACCCTGCACCACCTGGTCTCCGACGCCTGGAGCGGATGGGAAGTGATCTTCCCTGAGTGGGGCGGGCTCTACCGCGCCCGCCTCCACGGAGCCGAACCCGCGCTTCCCCCACCAGCGGCCCAGTACGGCGACTTCGTGGCCTGGCAGACACAGTGGTGCGACGGACCCGTCTACGCCCGGCAACGCGACTACTGGCAGCAGACACTGGCCGGAGCACCCCCGCTCCCCGACCTGCCGCTCGCCGCGCCCGGCGACGCACGCCCCGAGAGCGGACGGAACCCGTCCGCCACCGAGCGGCTGACCCTGCCCGACCCCCTCGCCGCCAGCCTCCGCGAAATTGCCCGCCGCGAGCGGGTGTCACTGTTCATGCTGCTGCTGGCCGCGTTCAACGCCCTGCTGCACCACCACACCGGCGCCACCGACCTGGTGGTGGGGACCCGCGCGGCCCTGCGCACCCGCCCCGGCTTCGAACAGGCGGTCGGATTCTTCGTCAACGTCCTGCCCATCCGCACCCGCGTCGACCCCGCCGCACCCTTCACGCACCTGCTGCACGAGGTGCGCCGCTCCTCACTGGCCGCCTACACCCACCGCGAGATGCCCTTCGAAAAACTCCTGACGGAGCTCGGGCTGCGGTGGCGCCCGGACTCCTTTCCGCTGGCCAACGTCCTGTTCACGTTCCAGAGCGCCCCCGAGGCGCCACCCGCGCTCGACGGCCTCACGGTCACCGCGGCCGACCAGGACCCCCAGTCGCCGTACGCCTTGGACGCCGTCATCAAGGACGGCGGCGGCGAGCTGCGGATGCAGTTCACCTACCACCGCTCCCGCTACGCGCCCGAGGCCGTACGCCGGCTCATGACCCAGCTGCGCGATCTGCTCGACGCCGTCGCCCGGGACACCGGCGCGAGCACGGACGCGCTGCTGGCCCGCGCCACCGCGACGGACGGGTGA